Genomic segment of Arachis hypogaea cultivar Tifrunner chromosome 11, arahy.Tifrunner.gnm2.J5K5, whole genome shotgun sequence:
TGGCCACTAGGAGGCTATCCTGGTCCACAGGTAATATCAATGCTGGTATTTTCTGTTCAGATATCATTCACAATTCACATGAATTTGTGAGGTTCATGATGAGTAACTAGCTAAATACTTAAATATGCCTTCATGTGTTAGGGCCCTTATTATTGTGGTACTGGGGCAGATAAGTCGTTTGGGCGCGACATAGCAGATGCTCATTACAAGGCTTGCTTGTATGCTGGAATTAATATCAGTGGCACCAATGGAGAGGTTATGCCTGGGCAGGTTCTGATCTCAACATTAGGATTCTGTTTAGAGGTTATAAATACAAGAACTCGGTTTTTCACAGTATCACTTCCATGAACATTGCAGTGGGAGTATCAAGTTGGCCCTTGTGTAGGTATTGAAGCCGCTGATCATATTTGGTGCTCAAGGTACATCCTTGAggtaattgtaatttattatatctgGCTTCTAAAATAATCAGTTATAGATATGCTAAGACAACTTAATTCGTTACACTACAGATTTCTGGTTCTGTTTCATGTCTTATGGACTTTGGATTCTGTGTATGACTTATTGTACTTGTTATGTAACTTCTTCTGTATTATGACAGAGAATCACTGAACAAGCTGGGGTTGTTCTCTCATTTGATCCAAAACCAATAGAGGTATCATTTCAACTACAATAACTATGCCATCTTTATAGATATGCTATGGAATTTTATTTTTCCCCTGTAGGGTGACTGGAATGGTGCAGGATGCCACACCAATTTCAGGTTTTTGGACTTGCTTTTATCATTAATCATCATAGCTATCCTGAATAAGTAAGTTGATGAACTATCTTTTGCATTATAGTACCAAGAGCATGAGAGAAGATGATGGTTATGAGGTAATAAAGAAGGCGATCATCAACCTATCGCTTCGTCACAAGGAACACATTAGTGCATATGGAGAAGGAAATGAGAGAAGGTTGACAGGAAAGCATGAAACAACCAACATTGATACTTTTTCTTGGGTATTAAACTATGCATCAAAATCATGAATGCCTATTCTGATTGAAGATTGAAACTGTGATGAACTGTACTAAAAAGATTGAACTTGCAGGGGGTGGCTAACCGTGGTTGTTCAATCCGTGTTGGAAGAGACACAGAGAAGAATGGGAAAGGTAGGATTAGTGCATTAcaaacaatactttttgtttgcaGGTGTTTGATAAGTCTAACTGAATGATGAATAGTGGAAACGTTTTGAATCCTTAATCTTATTccaaagatttttcaaaacaaGCAATGTAATAGCAAGGTCATATATTTACCATTTACATTTTCTTGGTCATCATAGGTTACATGGAGGACCGGCGCCCGGCTTCAAACATGGATCCATATGTTGTGACAGCATTACTGGCAGAAACTTCCATATTATGGGAACCTACTCTTGAGGCTGAAGCTCTTGCGGCTCAGAACACAAGCCTTAAAGGTCTAAAATAAATCTTTGTTTCGTGATGCCATCGCCTTTTCGCATCGACCCAAAATTGTCTAGGAATAAATCAAGCATGAAGCTGGAGTATCAAAACCTTATTAGTCCTGTTTGTATCAAAACCTTCTACTAATTGTAAACTAGCCTCATGTTTGTACTATCTTAAAAATCTTATGAATGATAATGTAAAAGAAGTTTTACACTTTTAAAGGATGGCTTAACAAATAAGCTTATGAATCTATAACTATTGTACACGTGCTAACATCTATAGCGCATGTTATATGTAACTTTAGAAAATTCTGGCAAGAAAAGGTTCAATTTTGCGGCATTTTCTTTGTGCTGTCACTAAGCACAAACCAATATGATGAAATGATGATTTGTATAGACATGGTTTCTTTTCCCTTCTATGCTGCAAAATTAATTATGCTCATTGGGATACTAAGttaaaatatatgaaaaagtTCCTTTCCTCTTAGGGAGGAAAACCATATATTGATCAAAGAATACGAGCCATTTCTTTGCATTGAAGAAAGTTCTTTTTAATTGGTGACAGCAAAGAAGAACCATGCAACTGGACTACCTCCTTGTATATATGTTGACCTCCCAAGCTAGACAAGAACATAGCAATTACAgagtttgattttcagtttttgAGCTTCGAGGCGCGCCATGGCTTCCAAATCAGCAGCTCTCCTCCTCTCGGTACTGAATCTTGTTCTGTACTTCATTGTGCTTGTGATTGCTTCATGGGCAGTGAATCATGCGATTCAAAGAACACGTGAAACAGGTAAATTTGGTTTACTTTATGAGATGATGAAAGCAAAAAACAAACTAGAGACAAACTCATGTGGTTTAGATCTTGCTTTAATTTGCAGCATCTGTTCTGTCCACTCCGGCACACCTGTTTCCGATATACTTCCCAATGGGAAACATGGCGACTGGTTTCTTCATAATCTTCGCTCTCATTGCCGGCGTTGTGGGGTTCACAACCTCACTCACTGGATTGCACAACATTTCCAAATGGAATGCTTCAAACTTGTATGCAGCAGCCATGTCCTCAATGGCAACATGGGCACTCACTTTACTAGCCATGGGGTTGGTCACCCTTCTCTGCTTTCATATTTCTAATTGAATTGTTCATAAACATTGCTGACTAaatgcttcttttcttttcttgcagaTTTGCATGCAAAGAGATTCAACTTGGCTGGACAGACTCAAACCTGGTAACCTTTATTTCTGGATTCTGAtataataatttcaatcattggAAAAAAGTGTCAAACATTTAGGTGCCCATAAAGTTAATAatcactttttttcttcttctttttttttttcccagcGTACCTTGGAAATAATCACCATAATTGTAAGTGGAACCCAACTGCTAAACACGGGTATTATCCATATTGGAGTCTCAGAAATCATTTCATATAGAGATGGAAGAGTATGAGTTTCAGATTCACTGGTGGCCTGGTGCCATATATGAATTCTTTATGTCATATATGAATGcgtgattctctttgtactttTATCTGaagttgttttgttttgtttatttcatATCTTAATGTTAATATTCatattgttttctttatttatttcacCAAGCATATGTAAATGCATCATTTGTATTGAAAGTACGAGGTTTTTGTGAATTCGCTTGTTTTACTTGTCATGTAAAAttgtaattatgtaaaattcgAAAAAGCAAAAGCATTCGTAGTGGAAAAGCATAAGGATGTTCTTTCAAGTAATTAAAAGTGTGACGGAAAAATATAAATTGGGGCATTCCGAGAATCGAACTCGGGACCTCTCGCACCCAAAGCGAGAATCATACCACTAGACCAAATGCCCGTTTGAAAATGGTCTTTTCATTTTAATATATGGACAAAGATTAAGAAATATTGAATAAATTGCTGGATATATTCCACAAACTAATTGTTGTTGATTCTGTATACACCGCTGCATAAGTGAACCCTTCTTCACTTTTGCTTGCATGATATGAACGATGCTCTGTCTTGTGTTCTTTCACATTGCATTTCACCAATATATCACCACTTTTGGTGGATCAAATTGGAGAAATGTATCTTGTAGGACTATTATTATGCTCAACAGAAATGGACTTGGTCCAAGAACATTGCATTCCATATTATTCTTCCATCACCCATATCTCAACCTCATATGTGCCTCTCTGATATGTAGACTCAGATTCTCCATGAACCCATAATTCAGAGAAGTTGAAGTCAGTTTCAAATCAATTGGCAAAGGTACCTCCGAGATGGCCCTTTCCGCTAGATCAAAGGCAACAATCACATTCATGTTCACGTCATGGCGAAAGGCCAACCAATGAATAGCCCCGTTGAAGAACGTTCCCATTCTCGCGTCATCAGAACAATTCATATAAAGAAAGTGAGTATATATGAGTACCCTCAAGATTGTTCCATGAATTCGCTCTAAGAGATAAAAGCTCAACATGTGTTGCCACATCATCTGTATTTACATCACAAGATTCTAGAACCACCAAGTAATCATCAATTGATGAGTCATAACCAAAACCATAGAGATATGGCCAAACATCCCCATTTATGTTTGAAGCAATAAGTGAGAGAGGTAGCTTCTTGTGAACACCTGTGGATGGATTCCACAGGTAGATATCTGAACCAAGATCCCAAAGTAGAAGAAACCCTCTACAAGAATTTATAATTGGAATTTGAGGATATGGTAAGGGAAGTGGAAAAGTAagcgttattgttgttgttgacgCAGAGTGATCATGAAGCAATGCATCTAAGTCTATGGATAGAG
This window contains:
- the LOC112722997 gene encoding glutamine synthetase leaf isozyme, chloroplastic; the encoded protein is MAQILAPSTQWKMKIAEIYSTYNTPTTSKMSSLLLRQNKKGAPTSSNKFQVLAIKSENSTINRLENLLNLDITPYTNKIIAEYIWIGGTGIDMRSKSRTIPSPVEHPSEIPKWNYDGSSTGQTTGVDSEVYLYPQAIFKDPFRGGDNILVICDSYTQEGEPIPTNKRRRAAEIFSHPKVVAEVPWFGIEQEYTLLQKNVKWPLGWPLGGYPGPQGPYYCGTGADKSFGRDIADAHYKACLYAGINISGTNGEVMPGQWEYQVGPCVGIEAADHIWCSRYILERITEQAGVVLSFDPKPIEGDWNGAGCHTNFSTKSMREDDGYEVIKKAIINLSLRHKEHISAYGEGNERRLTGKHETTNIDTFSWGVANRGCSIRVGRDTEKNGKGYMEDRRPASNMDPYVVTALLAETSILWEPTLEAEALAAQNTSLKAKKNHATGLPPCIYVDLPS
- the LOC112722999 gene encoding membrane protein PM19L, with protein sequence MASKSAALLLSVLNLVLYFIVLVIASWAVNHAIQRTRETASVLSTPAHLFPIYFPMGNMATGFFIIFALIAGVVGFTTSLTGLHNISKWNASNLYAAAMSSMATWALTLLAMGFACKEIQLGWTDSNLRTLEIITIIVSGTQLLNTGIIHIGVSEIISYRDGRV